The window AGCTGCGCGCCGGCATCGAACCCCGCCCCAGCAAATCGACGAGGATAAGGTCGAACGGGCGCGTATTCGATTGATTCACAGCCATCTGCCGCGGCTCCAAGAGCGAGGGATCATCGACGTCGATCGAGCCGAAAACGAGATCTCGCTGGCGGAGAGCGACGCGACGGCGCAACTGTTCGACGCCGCCGACGAGCTAGACAGTTGGCCGCCGGACGATCTCCTCGAGCATCCGGCGCGGCGTCGGTAACTTACTCGACGTACCGGTACTTCCGCTCGCCCATCCGACCCCAGCCGTCGAAGACGAACTCCTCGCTCGGCGTCGTGAACTCCTCGACGTCGACGTCCATCTCGTGGTTGTGGGCGTCGTGGATCTCCTCGTAGTCCGCCCAATCCATGTCGTAGCGCTCGGCGAGTTGCTCGTCGACGTTCAGCGCGTCGATCTCTTCTTCCCAGCCGTCTTGAACGATCTCAGCGTGGATCTCGGCCTGCGCGCCGCTGCCGTAGGAGCCCACGAGCAGCCGTTCGCCGGCCATGTCGCGGCCGTCCTCGAGGGCTTCCTTGAGCGCGCTGACGCGGGCGATGTGGACCGAGCCGGTGTACCAGTTGCCGACCTCGCGAGAGATCGACAGCGTCGGGTCGATCGCCTCGGCGTACCACTCCTGATAGCGATCGGTCTCCTTCAGCGAGTCCATGTAGTCCCGCAGGGCGTCGCGGTACTCGTCGTCGGTATCGAACGCCTCGGCGCGAGGCTGGCGGCCGATATCGTCGGCCAGTTCGTCCTCGACGGACGTGTTCCGGATGACGTGCCGGTACGCCAGCAGCGCGGCTTTCCGGACCATGCCGGGGAACGGCGTGTGGAACGGCGCGTACGCGAAGTCGTCGAGGTGGACGTCGCCGGCGACGCTCTCGTAGTCCTCCAAGGCCTCGCGCATGCGGGCGAGGTAGACCTGCACGGAGCGCTTGCCGTCGACGGAGGGGAACTGCTGGTTGGGCTTGAGGAAGTCCGTCTCGTCGGCCGAGCCGTACCCCTGCTCGGCCGAGAGTTCCACGAGGTCGGGGTCCTCGCTGATCAACATCGCGACGGCCCCGGCACCCTGCGTTGCCTCGCCGGCGTCCCCGCGGGCGTACAGCGCCGTGTCGGTCGCGATGACCAGCGCCGAGCGGCCGCGGTTGCGGCCCGCCCGGATCCAGTTGTACGCGTCGTCGAGACTCTGCGTACCCGCGATACAGGCGAACTTCCGCTCGCCCTTGTTCGCGTGGTGGAAATCGCCGTCGTAGACCTGCTCGAGGCAGCCTGCGACGTACGTCGAAACCGGCTTCGAGTTGTCGAACGAGCTCTCGGTCGCGACGTCGATACGGCCGATATCGTCCGGCTCGAGGCCCTTGCGGTCCATCAGCCGGTGGGCGGCGTTGGCGCCCATCGTGACGATGTCCTCGTAGCTGTCGGGGAAGGAACTGGCGTTGAGGCCCAGTCCCTTGGTGTACTTCTCGGGATCCTCGCCCTTCTGCGGGGCGAAGGTACCGGGAAGGTCGAGTTTGAGGTTCCCGGTCCAGATCTCGATCGCGTCGATACCGACTGCAGTCATACCAACACAATATCGGAGGAGCTATATGGTATTGTCGTTCGTCATTTCGTCGATTGACGAAATCAATCGGGGCGAACAGCCGTCGATTACGGATTCGGCTCGTACCAGCGATCGACGACTGCCCCATCGTCGCCGAAGACGAGGAGCGTGATCTCGTAGTCGTCGCCGCCGGTTCCGCCGCCCGGCCTGTGTTCGAACTCGCCGTCCGCAGCCGACTGTTCGTCGATTTCCGTCGCCCACGCGTTGTCGAGGTTACGGAATTCGACCCAGACCGCCTCGAGGTTCGTCCCGTCGTCGACTCGGTAGTCGACGTCGTATCGGGATTGGCCGTTGTTTCCGGTATCCGTGATCGCGACGGACTCGAACTGCGGACTCGTCTCGGTCGCCAGATCGTCGTTCCCGCTGGGGTTGGTCCCGTCGGCCGTGTCCTCGATCGTCCGCCGGTCGACGACGACGCCGTCGGTATCGTAGACGCGGAGTTCGATCTCGAACGGGGCGTCGAT is drawn from Halopiger aswanensis and contains these coding sequences:
- a CDS encoding DUF7344 domain-containing protein, with the translated sequence MDRMEAFRILASADRQLVLHELVEAEDPTRIGAISRQVAARRHRTPPQQIDEDKVERARIRLIHSHLPRLQERGIIDVDRAENEISLAESDATAQLFDAADELDSWPPDDLLEHPARRR
- the hmgB gene encoding hydroxymethylglutaryl-CoA synthase; protein product: MTAVGIDAIEIWTGNLKLDLPGTFAPQKGEDPEKYTKGLGLNASSFPDSYEDIVTMGANAAHRLMDRKGLEPDDIGRIDVATESSFDNSKPVSTYVAGCLEQVYDGDFHHANKGERKFACIAGTQSLDDAYNWIRAGRNRGRSALVIATDTALYARGDAGEATQGAGAVAMLISEDPDLVELSAEQGYGSADETDFLKPNQQFPSVDGKRSVQVYLARMREALEDYESVAGDVHLDDFAYAPFHTPFPGMVRKAALLAYRHVIRNTSVEDELADDIGRQPRAEAFDTDDEYRDALRDYMDSLKETDRYQEWYAEAIDPTLSISREVGNWYTGSVHIARVSALKEALEDGRDMAGERLLVGSYGSGAQAEIHAEIVQDGWEEEIDALNVDEQLAERYDMDWADYEEIHDAHNHEMDVDVEEFTTPSEEFVFDGWGRMGERKYRYVE